DNA sequence from the Pedobacter schmidteae genome:
ACTGCCTGTTATTTAGGCGAATTTGATTTGGGGGCTAAAAAATTAATCAGCTTATTTAAAGGTAATTCTGATCCGGCATATTCATCATTAGAAACGCTGACCTGGTATCCAAAAGAAAAGGGAATGCTTAAAAAATACATTTCTGTATTTCAGCGGCTGGATGCAGAACATGGTAAATTGGAGCAGGATCGTATGGGACTGGGTGTAAAAGTCAGATCAATTCTTGTCAACCTGGGAGCCATATCAATAGATGAACTCTATACCAAATCAGATATAGAAGATGGAATTAAGAAAAACAAGGAAGGTAGAAAATTCGTCTACCCTAAGAATGACCAATAATAAATTATATTAACGCTATGCTATGCCGTTGACAACCTAACTTTGTCACACGACCGACAATCCGAATAATTTTGGAAAGGCTTATTTTGTATCCAGCGAAAAAGTAGGCTATAAAATATCATTACTTCTCCTTTAATTCCTTTGCAACCCCCTTAATAAACAGGTAATTGACTGTTCCGCCAATTACGCCGCCTACAACGGGTACCAGGCGCCGACTGGCTTTAGCCCCAAGGCCCATCAGGATTTTCTCTGCAACTTCTTCCATGATGTTTTTGCTGATGGCCAGTTTGGTATCGGCCTTTACAGATGCCGCAACAATCTTGAAGAAATCTTCAAAGCTGATTTTATATTTGCCGGTATTGTAGTAAGATATGGCCAGTGTTACACGAAATTGTTGGGTAATCAGGTTGACTACATCCAAAGGGGTACCTATCAGCATGGTGCTGATTCCACCTACACCGGTAATCATTCCAGAGCCGGCAGCGAACAAGGCGCATTGATTGATAAATTTATCAATTCCCATGGTATCTACTCCCTTTTTAATGCCCAGCTGATCAATCTGATTAAAGATTTGTTTAAATCCACCTTCGGCAAGGTTTTTAAAACCATGTCTTACATCTTTTCTGATTCTTTTAAAATCAATCCTTCTCCATGATGGTAAATTCATATCGCTTTAAACTAGTACCAGGTGCTCTGTTATTCTCTTTTTCCCTTAAAATAAGCATACATAGCCATCGCATGTCCATGACCAAGACCAAAATCGGCCTTAAGCCAGTCTGTTATGGTTGTTGCTTTAACCGAAGCTTTTATATTCCCATCAACGAGAAACCCTTTTTCTTCTGCCAGCTTTTGGAACTCTTCTGGGCTTTTACCTGTGTTAGTCTGAATATTATCTATATAAGCCTGAAATGACATAATCGTTTTTTAGTAAATATCGAAAATAATTATGAAGAATGCTATGCATTCTCCAGATCTGCAATCACCAGTTTTTTCATTTGCATGAGTGCATGCATCGCTCTTTGCCCGCGTTCAGGATCTGTCATTAGTTTACCCAGACTTTTTGGTATAATTTGCCAGCTGATGCCGTATTTATCTGTCAACCAGCCACAGGCAACTTCTTTTCCGCCATTGGTTGACAATGCGTTCCAGTATTTATCAATTTCTGCCTGGTCTTCACATTCTACCACCATCGATATGGCATCGTTGAAACTAACGCCATGATCTGCAGAACTATCCATAGCCATCATAACATAACCATTAATTAAAAACTGGGCATGTTTTACATAGTCGGTTTTGTCACCTTCTCCCTCCGCATAATTTAATATCCCTGTAACGCTCGAATCAGGAAAAAGGTTAGCATAAAAATGTACCGCTTCGGTCGCTTTACCCACTTTGTTGCCGGTAAACATTAGAGTCGGAGAAAATTTTTGTAATCCGTCTTTGTTTTCACCCTGGTACAATTGCCAGTTTACGCCAAACTTATCCTGTACCCAACCATATTTCGGGCTCCAGGGATAGCTGTCAAGCGGCATCAATATTTTGCCACCTTCAATCAGTTTATTCCAATAGCCCTCAGTTTCTGCCGGCGTTTCAGAAATCACCATAAATGAAATGGTAGCATTTGGTGTGGAGGTTGGGCCATCGTTAAGTAACATGAATTTTTGTCCGCTCAATTCAATTTGTATCACATACGGAGAGGTTTGGGCAATTCTCCCGTCTCCAAAAGTCTGAATATAAAAATCTGCTGCCTCGGCAACTTTGCCTCTAAGCGTCAGACAAGGATAAATTAAATTTTTCATGGCTGTTAAGTGTTTGTATGTAATCATTTTAACTCATACTAAGTTACCATTCTGCTATATAGCATACACGGTATGCAACCGACATTTAAAGGGGGGAATTGCGACAGCTTTTTTTGCAGAAGCAATCCACATGCTCACAACCTTATTTTGCTTTGTACAGGGTTTCAGACATTGTTTTTATTCCATCAGTATATGTTGTTGGTTGTACATTAAAAGCATTTTCAAATTTAGAAGAGTTAAAGTTGTAGTCATGGTCGTACTGATAATACATTTCTACTGTTCCTGCTACTACCTTTTTAAATAAGCCTACCATTTGCAACATGAACTTATTGATGGTACTGAAAGCAGGTTTTACCCCATAAATGCCAGCAGCCAATTCGATAAATGCTTTACCACTTATTGCCGGGGCAGTAGGCAAATGCCATATTTGGTTGCCGGAGTCTGGGTTTTGCCCTAACAGGTACATGGCTTTACCTGCATCAGGTATGTAGGTAAAGT
Encoded proteins:
- a CDS encoding DUF4287 domain-containing protein, giving the protein MSFQAYIDNIQTNTGKSPEEFQKLAEEKGFLVDGNIKASVKATTITDWLKADFGLGHGHAMAMYAYFKGKRE
- a CDS encoding VOC family protein, whose protein sequence is MKNLIYPCLTLRGKVAEAADFYIQTFGDGRIAQTSPYVIQIELSGQKFMLLNDGPTSTPNATISFMVISETPAETEGYWNKLIEGGKILMPLDSYPWSPKYGWVQDKFGVNWQLYQGENKDGLQKFSPTLMFTGNKVGKATEAVHFYANLFPDSSVTGILNYAEGEGDKTDYVKHAQFLINGYVMMAMDSSADHGVSFNDAISMVVECEDQAEIDKYWNALSTNGGKEVACGWLTDKYGISWQIIPKSLGKLMTDPERGQRAMHALMQMKKLVIADLENA